TGCGGGAGCTGGCGGAGATGGTTTTACAACAAAGGGAGTAAGTCATTTACAGCAATATTCAGGAGGCGAAACAGATGGCGCAAACGGTGCAAATTGGCGATAGACTGGTAGGTGAAGGACAGCCGGTGTACATCGTGGCGGAAATAGGTATCAACCACAATGGCGATGTGGATATCGCGAAGCGACTGATTGACGCCGCGAAGCTGGCAGGATGCGACGCCGTGAAGTTTCAGAAGCGTACGCCGGAGCTATGCGTACCACCGGAACAGCGCAACATTCCCCGCGAGACGCCATGGGGACTGATTACCTACATGGAGTATCGCTACAAGGTGGAGTTCGGTTACGAGCAGTATGCCGAAATAGACCGCTACTGCAAGCAGCAGGGTATCACATGGTTTGCATCCTGCTGGGACATTCCTTCTGTGGATTTCATCGAGCAGTTCGCCCCACCCTGCTATAAAGTGGCTTCCGCATCGCTAACGGATGATGAACTGTTGTTGCGATTGAAAGCGACGGGCAAACCCATCCTGCTGTCTACCGGAATGTCCACGATGGACGAAATCCGCCACGCAGTGTCTCTGTTAGACCAGGACCGCCTGATTATTATGCACAGCACCAGCACCTATCCCTGTCCGCCTAACGAGCTGAACCTGCGCATGATTCAGACGTTGAAACACGAGTTCGGTTTGCCCGTAGGTTACTCTGGACACGAGGTTGGTTTGCAGACCACCTATGCGGCGGTGGTGCTGGGGGCGTGTGTAGTAGAGCGCCATATCACCTTAGACCGCGCCATGTGGGGTAGCGATCAAGCAGCTTCTGTGGAGCCGGGTGGTTTCATGCGTCTGGTGCGCGACATCCGCGTGATTGAGCAGGCGCTGGGCGACGGGGTAAAGCGCGTGTACGAGAGCGAATTAGCAGCGCGTGCCAAGCTGCGCCGTGTACCCTCGGCGGAGTAGGTGCACAGATGGTGGAGACCGCTATCCAGAAAAAGCTGCCCGATACCATCGTATACGGCAAAGGGGCGATTGCCTGGAAGACGGATGTGGCGCGTCTCAAAATCTGGTCGTCGTCTCAGCGCTACGAATGGGTACAGTATCTGGATGCAGTGCGGAATTGCTATCAGGCAGAGGGCAGCTGGAAACAGATCCCTTACCGATACTATTTGCAAATGACCTCGTCCCTTGCCGGTCGTTGGCTACGCGAGAATAAGCCTGACATCCCACGCCAGCGATTCGACTGGCTGATATACGGCGGCTGTGAACGCGCTACCGAGCGTCAGATGATGGTACGTCTGACCGACGCGCTACTGCAAAGCGGGGCTACCGTGGGCTACCTGGTGCGCTTCGGCACGGAGGAACATCAGCAGATACTCTCCCTGCAGGAGAAATACAGACAACAGCTAACACCTGTTGACCTCTACTCAGGCGTTCACGGTCAGCGACGTCGCCTTGCTGCCTGTGCTGCTCCTCGCGCGTGGCGGGATTTTCAGCAAATCAATCAGCTACTGGACAACAGAGACCTGCGCATTCCTCCAACAACCTTTTCCTTCTTTTTGGGGGGAATGGCGCAACGCTTGCTCTGGGAGCGGGTAAGCCCATACCTGGAATACGATAACGTGATCGTGCGCAACCATTTTGGCTCTATCGACTCGGTTATCGCGCTGCGACAGTCTACTTCGCGGCAAGCACGTGGTCACCCTGCAGCATGGGGTGATTTCCTCCATCGGGTTTCTTTCCTATTCTGGCAGATACGGTGTTTACCTTCGGCGAGGCGTCAGCGCAGTTTCTGCGAAGAATGGATACCTCGTTCGGGCAACAAACGGGTACTCTGCCTTTTGCTCGAAGGTTCGTACCTGCAGGCTCGCTGTTCGACGAGATCGAGGAAGTCGGCGATACTTTCCACCACCGCACCTTGCTGGTGATTGATCAGGATAATCCTGCTGCGAGGCGCTACTACGGCCTGGATGATGCCCTATCTGGCTTGCGCGAAGTGGTAGATCGGTGTGCGCGAGAGATGCGTGGTCATCACCATTATATATCGCCTGCACCCCTCCGCCCAGCGCGTGCCCGAGTGGGTGCAAAGGATACAGAGCGAATGTGGTAACGTGCAAATTTCCCAGGGGGTACCTTTGCTGGAAGACCTGAAACGCAGCACAGTGGCTCTGGGGCTATTTAGTGGAGCGTTAACTGTTGCCGCCGCATGTGGCGTGCCCACGTTTTTGCTGTGGGAAGATGGGTGGTTTTATACGCCGGATTTAGAATGCTACGAAGAGGTGTTTGTAGACAGGACTGAGGCAGCAGGACAAATCACTGCGGCGGTAGTCTGGCGACAGCACTATACTCTGTGGCAAACGAGGAGCATATGCGCCAGTGAGCAGTACTACAGAGGACGAAAAGAGTGCTCTTTTGAGGGGGTGTTCTCATAGTCCAGAACGAACTGTTCGATTTGCGGGGATCCTTAGACAGCCAATCGGGAACAACCTTCATGGACAGTCTACCGGTGTGGAAGGTGCTTCATGAGACCTCTATGGCTACTATCGGTGTCGTTGCCTGTATGCTTCTATCGATGTCGGTAAGGAGATCTGAAGGAGGTTGGATGTTCGTATGCACAAGACAGTTCTCGCTTGTCTGTCACTACTGCTCTTGTTCGTTTCTGGAGCGTGGTCTCAGTATCAGCTTCCGCCGAACCGGCGTTACCCTTCGTCGCTGGTGGCTATTGTCGGTGGTGGTAGTTGGGAGGCTCCGACAGACCAGGACACGATCAATCAGTTTCTCTCGATGTATGGTTCTGCGACGGCGAATGAAGTGAAGCGCTGGGAGTTCGAGAATACAGACCTGTTCTGCTCTGCGGATTTCGGTCCGTCCTGGAACCAGCAGAAGACTGTGTTAGGTTATATCTATGTTCACACGGTATTAGAGCCTAAATCATCAGATGGCCTCAAGAAGCGTGCCATACTCAGAGGCTTGAACTATGAGGACTTCTCTCTGCACTATAGTGTGGATACCATCATCAACACGACCAGCATCAGTGTCACAGACACCTTCTGGAGTGGTGTGTTGGAGGCTGGAGTAACGGACTCGAGTATCCATTCAGGAAACAAGCTCTCCAGTACTGGTGATGATGTATTTCGCGGAGTGAACAACGGAGGGGCGTTCTTCGTCTGGGCACCGTTGCCTTTCGTGGATATTCATGTGACCCTGTCGCGCAATGGCGTGGGCGGTTCGGGTCTGGTGATAGAGTACCCTTCGCAGGTGGATATGAACAACGGTTTCATTGTGACACAGTGGTCTCAGGCGACGATTCTGGAGGATACCACGAACAACTTCTCGCAGAGCGGTACTATTCGCATCGCCTTCCCTGCTGACTGGAAGTATGCGGCGCTGTATCCCCCATACAGGTTCGTTGACCCTTATTTTTTTGGCGGTGGCGGCTCTTACGCGTTACGCATCAAATGCTTTAACTTCAGCACTCGTCCTCTCGTCTCGAAGGTGACAACCACTCCGGCGCTGGAGTATCTGGACGGGGAGCCGTATGTGGGGGTGCTCCATGAGGGTACCGCGCAGGCAGGTGGTACGAACACGATCACGCTGGCATCCTCCGCTTCCAGCAGCAACGATACGTATAAGAGTATGCTGGTGAAGATCACGGGCGGCACCGGAGCCGGTCAGGTACGGGTAATTACCGCATATAGTGGTTCCACGAGGGTAGCGACGGTGGACCAGAACTGGAACACGGTTCCCGATAGTACCCTCGCAGTATAAGATTGTGCGGCGTGTGGTGCGTATTCGGGGCTGGGACCCTGCGAACGACCGTAATGGGGACGGTT
This Armatimonadota bacterium DNA region includes the following protein-coding sequences:
- a CDS encoding sialic acid synthase; this translates as MAQTVQIGDRLVGEGQPVYIVAEIGINHNGDVDIAKRLIDAAKLAGCDAVKFQKRTPELCVPPEQRNIPRETPWGLITYMEYRYKVEFGYEQYAEIDRYCKQQGITWFASCWDIPSVDFIEQFAPPCYKVASASLTDDELLLRLKATGKPILLSTGMSTMDEIRHAVSLLDQDRLIIMHSTSTYPCPPNELNLRMIQTLKHEFGLPVGYSGHEVGLQTTYAAVVLGACVVERHITLDRAMWGSDQAASVEPGGFMRLVRDIRVIEQALGDGVKRVYESELAARAKLRRVPSAE